The Clostridiaceae bacterium HFYG-1003 genome includes a window with the following:
- a CDS encoding phage antirepressor, with the protein MELQVYKNAEFGSVRTTLIGGQPYFVGKDVADILGYANTRKALIDHVDEEDKDGVTIRDAIGRNQTMTAINESGLYSLILSSMMPNAKKFKRWVTNEVLPAIRKHGLYATDDLIANPDLAIAAFTALKEEREKNKELMAAVAIGQQQIAEMKPKATYYDVVLKCRDAVNISVIAKDYGWSAMRMNEYLHEKGIQFKQGDIWLLYQKYAPNGYTKTNTHIYEDSKGIKHTKVHTKWTQKGRLFIYEQLKVDGIYPQIEMEV; encoded by the coding sequence ATGGAATTACAAGTTTACAAAAATGCAGAGTTTGGCTCTGTACGCACTACATTGATTGGCGGGCAACCTTATTTCGTAGGTAAGGATGTAGCTGATATTCTCGGTTATGCAAATACTCGCAAAGCATTAATTGACCATGTTGACGAAGAGGACAAGGATGGCGTAACGATTCGTGACGCCATCGGAAGAAATCAAACGATGACTGCTATCAATGAATCCGGTCTCTATAGCCTCATCCTCTCAAGCATGATGCCAAATGCTAAAAAGTTTAAACGCTGGGTCACCAATGAAGTCCTTCCTGCTATTCGCAAACACGGACTATATGCTACGGATGATTTAATCGCAAATCCTGACCTGGCCATTGCTGCATTTACTGCATTAAAAGAAGAGCGTGAAAAGAACAAGGAGTTGATGGCGGCCGTTGCGATTGGTCAGCAGCAGATTGCTGAGATGAAACCCAAGGCTACTTATTATGATGTGGTTCTTAAATGCAGGGATGCGGTAAACATTTCTGTGATTGCCAAAGATTATGGCTGGAGTGCCATGCGTATGAACGAATACCTTCATGAAAAAGGGATTCAGTTTAAGCAAGGTGACATTTGGCTTCTTTATCAAAAGTATGCTCCCAATGGATATACCAAAACCAACACTCATATTTACGAAGATAGCAAAGGTATAAAGCATACGAAAGTGCATACCAAGTGGACGCAAAAAGGAAGACTTTTTATCTACGAACAATTAAAGGTGGATGGTATTTATCCGCAGATTGAGATGGAGGTGTGA